The region GCGATCTCATCAATCTGGGCAGCCAATCTATCATGCAGGCTGTTACAGACAACCTCACATAAGGCAAAGACCGTGTCATCCGCTATGGCGTAATACACATTGAGTCCATCTTTACGGCGACGAACGATACCAGCGAGTTGCAGGATCCCTAAGTGTTTTGACACATTCGCTTGCAACGCACCTGTCGAGGCGACAATCTCACCGACCGTCAGCTCGCCGTCCCACAGGGAGTGGAGAATCTTGAGACGCATCGGTTCGGCAAGCAGCCGAAAACGCTCGGCGATCATCTCAAGCGCAGCGTCGGATAGCTCTTTTTTCTGGCGTGGCATGCAAGCTCCTTGACATTATTCAACTATATTGCTAAATAGCAATATAATAATAACAGAAAGTAGAAATACTCGCAAGAGAAACTCCCGTTGACGTTTCGAAAGGAGGAGAGTTTATGGAAAATTTTACGCCGCTCGCTTCGCTCGGTGGCGGACTGCTCATCGGCCTCAGTGCGTCGTTGCTGCTACTGTGTGACGGAAAAATTGCCGGCATTAGTGGGATCGTTGGCGGACTGCTCAGCCCAACGCAGAACGACACCGCATGGCGTGTCCTCTTTCTCGTCGGCCTCCTCACGGAAGGACTCCTTTTCAGCCTCT is a window of Deltaproteobacteria bacterium DNA encoding:
- a CDS encoding winged helix-turn-helix transcriptional regulator, giving the protein MPRQKKELSDAALEMIAERFRLLAEPMRLKILHSLWDGELTVGEIVASTGALQANVSKHLGILQLAGIVRRRKDGLNVYYAIADDTVFALCEVVCNSLHDRLAAQIDEIAPPSVQRRRAR